The Anopheles cruzii unplaced genomic scaffold, idAnoCruzAS_RS32_06 scaffold03076_ctg1, whole genome shotgun sequence sequence GCTAACCTGAtgtcaccgacaccgatcgatGCGCTGCAGGAACCATGGCGCCGCCAGACCTGCCCGAAGGAGGACGACTACGATGACGCAGACGAACGATCAACTCCGGCCCCAAAGTAAGTGTCACCAGCTAAGCTGCGTACGACCCTTTCCTACGTTGGAGATTGGCTACATTTTTAACTGTGTGCGTGTTCTGTGTTCCGTTAGATCTCAAATCAATCGGGTGGCCAACGGCATATTCTACCAAACTGGGCTACCGATTCATCAGCAGTACGTGAGGCTGGCGCGTGAAATCTACGGCGCGCTGGTCCATCCATTGGACCTGAACGCGGACGACGCACCCGCGACCATCAACCAGTGGGTGAGCCACATGACCGCTGGCAAGATCAACAAAATGATCGAGGGCCCGCTAGGTGGCAACTCCGGGATGGTGGTCGCGAATGCGCTCTACTTTAAAGCCAAGTGGAGGAATCAGTTCGACGGGCTGTCAACGCGCGACGGTCCCTTCTTCCCGGACGGTTTCGATGGTCCGTCGTACCGCGTGAAGCTGATGACTCTCAGTGCCTGCTTACCGTTCCACCGGACCCGCGATGCGGCGGATGTGACGATTCTGGGACTTCCGTATCGGgacgacaccaccaccatgtaTCTGATCCAACCGGCAAACTCGAGCCGGGCGGCGATTCGACGGCTTCAGGCTACGCTCAATGGAAAAACGCTCGACACGCTGATCGGCCGCATGAAGCTGCAGAAGACGAGCGTCCGACTGCCGAAGATGCACCTGCGAAGTAGTGTCGATCTGACCCAGTCCTTCCAGCGGCTCGGTTTCAATTCGATCTTCAGCCCCGCCAAGAGCGATCTGACGAACATGTTTCCGGCGAGCAACGGTGGCCAGAAACCGTACGTCAACCAGATCATACACAAGTTGGACCTCTCGGTTGATGAGGAAGGAACCGAAGGGGCCGCTGCTACGGCTGCGCTTATCGATCGCATCGGCTCGCCAGCGTTCTTCAATGGCAACACACCGTTCCTGCTGTACGTCAGACACGATTCCACCGGACTGCCGCTGTTTTACGGCCCTGTATTTGATCCCCGATAAAGCATCGGTTGGCGTGGAAGAGTGGTCCGAAACTGATTACCGAAGTATTCCCAGGGCTCTCGCCAGTCCTTTAGTGTTAGACCAAAGAGTCGTATGTGTTAGGGTTACGTGCTAGCTTTCTATACCTATTTATTCTCACAAAACACCGGAACTGGAAGGCGCGATCTGGTAGTGTAGTGGCTGCAAAATTGTGTAACTTATAAATTGACGGTATTAGCTAGTTTAAGTGAGATGAATCTTGTAAGACAGGTACTGTTTGTATTTAGGACCAGGTTACAATGGAATATCCATTGGGTAAAATCGTTCTCGaagtggcaataaaattttatgcttAAGCTAAATGGATGTTggt is a genomic window containing:
- the LOC128276926 gene encoding serine protease inhibitor 28Dc-like, with amino-acid sequence MKSYQPVSFTLCLLLVALADGQWSRRYTTSYTPLVRKTTRNFASRLGVDTGPTTVAPVRTAKPRTSFAQPPQNDPRVAQSVVDFMIRLSNTMVQQQSKAELFSPLSVSMVAHLLYLGSKGATHAEFSKVLIPPGMEWKQLHRSYGGVLANLMSPTPIDALQEPWRRQTCPKEDDYDDADERSTPAPKSQINRVANGIFYQTGLPIHQQYVRLAREIYGALVHPLDLNADDAPATINQWVSHMTAGKINKMIEGPLGGNSGMVVANALYFKAKWRNQFDGLSTRDGPFFPDGFDGPSYRVKLMTLSACLPFHRTRDAADVTILGLPYRDDTTTMYLIQPANSSRAAIRRLQATLNGKTLDTLIGRMKLQKTSVRLPKMHLRSSVDLTQSFQRLGFNSIFSPAKSDLTNMFPASNGGQKPYVNQIIHKLDLSVDEEGTEGAAATAALIDRIGSPAFFNGNTPFLLYVRHDSTGLPLFYGPVFDPR